In a genomic window of Porphyromonadaceae bacterium W3.11:
- a CDS encoding metallophosphatase domain-containing protein: protein MRILCISDTHSQHQLLGALPMADVLVHCGDVSKRGTESEVIDFMQWFCDQPHQYKIFIAGNHDLSLYGSNISGLPENCFYLNTSGVEIEGLHFYGIPLFVNDVVSGEYSKSIQSIPPNTDVLITHQPPHGILSSDYGDVELLERVTLIGPKLHLYGHAHECYGVKTSFGTHFVNAALLNNQYELTFKPLLIEL from the coding sequence ATGAGAATCCTCTGCATATCTGATACACATAGCCAGCACCAATTATTAGGAGCACTCCCTATGGCTGATGTCTTGGTGCATTGTGGCGATGTGTCTAAGAGAGGTACGGAAAGTGAAGTCATAGACTTTATGCAATGGTTTTGCGACCAACCTCACCAGTACAAGATATTTATTGCAGGTAATCATGACCTAAGCCTATATGGCTCCAATATTAGCGGTTTACCAGAAAACTGCTTTTATCTGAATACTAGTGGAGTGGAGATAGAAGGGCTACACTTTTATGGGATACCACTATTTGTGAATGATGTAGTCTCAGGTGAATACAGCAAATCTATACAATCCATTCCTCCCAATACTGATGTACTCATTACACACCAACCTCCACATGGCATTCTCTCCTCTGATTATGGAGACGTGGAGCTATTAGAGCGGGTAACGCTTATAGGTCCGAAGTTACATCTATATGGCCATGCTCATGAGTGCTATGGTGTCAAGACTAGCTTTGGTACTCATTTTGTGAATGCGGCACTATTAAATAACCAATATGAGTTGACGTTTAAGCCCCTATTAATTGAGCTTTAA
- the miaA gene encoding tRNA (adenosine(37)-N6)-dimethylallyltransferase MiaA encodes MGGKLIVVVGPTGVGKSAYALQLAQRYSTVIVSADSRQIYRGMAIGTDAPTGDVLMAVPHFFIQCREVWETYSADEWAKDALALIDELFTKHEIIVMVGGSMMYLQAFLEGFDPIPSPSDELRNDLWERFEKKGVESLRSELEHVDPEYLTKIDPNNHKRIIRALEVYHTTGQPFSAFHSHKKRRQFGYDVEVHHVFRERAVLYERINQRVHQMVADGLVAEAEALLPYRNENALNTIGYKEMFQYLDGEISLEQAVQKIAKNSRVYARQQENFFRRWQGSYSPFTNHTIAL; translated from the coding sequence GTGGGAGGGAAGCTAATTGTAGTCGTGGGTCCTACTGGGGTGGGCAAATCCGCATACGCCCTGCAATTAGCACAGAGATACTCTACCGTCATCGTTTCAGCCGATAGTAGGCAAATATATAGAGGTATGGCCATAGGCACAGATGCTCCTACGGGTGATGTGCTCATGGCTGTACCTCATTTTTTTATCCAATGCCGTGAGGTATGGGAAACGTATAGTGCTGATGAATGGGCAAAAGATGCCTTAGCTCTTATTGACGAACTTTTTACTAAGCATGAAATCATCGTGATGGTGGGTGGAAGCATGATGTATCTACAAGCATTTTTGGAGGGGTTTGATCCTATCCCTTCTCCCTCGGATGAACTTAGAAATGATCTCTGGGAACGATTCGAGAAGAAAGGTGTGGAGAGCCTCCGAAGCGAACTGGAGCATGTAGATCCTGAATACTTAACAAAGATTGACCCCAATAATCACAAGCGCATTATACGAGCCTTAGAGGTGTATCACACTACTGGACAACCTTTCTCAGCGTTTCACTCGCATAAGAAACGGAGGCAGTTTGGCTACGACGTTGAGGTACACCATGTGTTTCGTGAGCGTGCTGTACTCTATGAGCGTATCAATCAGCGTGTCCATCAGATGGTAGCAGATGGGCTAGTAGCCGAAGCGGAGGCTCTCCTACCCTATCGGAATGAGAATGCACTCAATACCATTGGTTACAAGGAGATGTTCCAATACCTAGATGGGGAAATATCATTAGAGCAAGCAGTACAGAAGATTGCTAAGAATAGCCGCGTCTATGCCCGTCAGCAGGAGAACTTCTTCCGTCGCTGGCAAGGCTCATACTCCCCTTTTACTAATCACACGATAGCCCTCTAA
- a CDS encoding bifunctional UDP-3-O-[3-hydroxymyristoyl] N-acetylglucosamine deacetylase/3-hydroxyacyl-ACP dehydratase, with protein sequence MSNKKQHTLAASFEMEGKGLHTGLSIRIKFNPAPINHGIMISRVDLPNSPTLPALAEHVSKTNRGTVLSNKEMQISTIEHMMAALYAMGIDNCLIEVNAPEVPILDGSAGPFIKEIQGVGVVEQEALRDIYVVKRKIEVADPESGSKITLLPDSTFGAHVLISFDSKILSNQFATLEDIADFPKEISEARTFVFVREIEELLKADLIKGGDLDNALVIYDEALDQEQLDKLSKMMGVTDKREASQLGYISNTPPIFDNEPARHKLLDLIGDLALIGRRIQGRVIATCPGHSINTKLSKLIRKELRLTESQAPLYDPNMTPLLTVNDVRRLMPHRYPMLLVDKIIEIGPEHIVGVKNVTSDEPFFPGHFPDEPVLPGVLQVECLAQMGGVMILNQLENPQDYSTYFLTIDKVKFRQKVVPGDTMVCKISLLFPVRRGIANMRGLIYVGEKLVCEAEFMAQLVKDKSVNN encoded by the coding sequence ATGAGTAATAAAAAGCAACACACCCTTGCTGCTTCATTTGAAATGGAGGGAAAGGGATTGCATACTGGATTAAGCATCAGAATAAAATTCAATCCAGCTCCTATCAATCATGGGATTATGATTAGCAGAGTGGATTTGCCAAATAGTCCAACCTTACCAGCCCTTGCAGAACATGTCAGCAAGACGAACCGTGGAACTGTCTTATCCAATAAGGAAATGCAAATAAGCACCATCGAACACATGATGGCAGCTCTATATGCTATGGGGATTGATAACTGCTTGATAGAGGTGAACGCACCTGAGGTGCCTATCCTTGATGGTAGTGCAGGTCCTTTTATCAAGGAGATCCAAGGTGTAGGTGTAGTGGAGCAAGAAGCACTTCGTGACATCTACGTAGTAAAGCGTAAGATAGAAGTCGCAGATCCGGAGTCGGGGTCAAAAATAACCCTATTGCCCGATAGTACATTTGGGGCTCATGTACTGATTTCCTTTGACTCTAAGATCTTATCCAACCAGTTTGCAACCCTCGAGGACATCGCAGACTTCCCTAAGGAGATATCAGAGGCTCGTACATTTGTATTTGTTAGGGAGATTGAAGAGCTTCTAAAAGCTGATCTTATCAAGGGAGGTGACCTTGATAATGCGTTGGTGATTTATGATGAGGCTCTTGATCAAGAACAGCTGGACAAGCTCTCCAAGATGATGGGGGTTACCGATAAACGTGAGGCGTCACAACTGGGATACATCAGTAACACGCCTCCTATCTTTGATAACGAACCAGCTAGGCATAAGCTACTGGACCTAATCGGTGACTTAGCTCTAATAGGTAGAAGAATACAGGGGCGCGTGATCGCTACATGTCCAGGGCATTCTATTAATACAAAGCTGTCTAAGCTGATTAGAAAAGAGCTTAGGCTAACAGAGAGTCAAGCTCCTCTATACGACCCAAACATGACACCGCTACTGACCGTAAATGATGTTCGTCGTTTGATGCCGCATAGATATCCAATGCTATTGGTAGATAAGATTATTGAGATCGGTCCAGAACATATAGTGGGGGTGAAGAATGTAACTTCGGATGAGCCTTTCTTCCCTGGTCATTTCCCTGATGAGCCCGTTTTGCCGGGTGTCCTTCAGGTGGAGTGTCTGGCACAGATGGGTGGTGTGATGATTCTTAATCAGTTGGAGAATCCTCAGGATTATTCCACATACTTCCTGACCATTGACAAAGTAAAGTTCCGTCAGAAAGTGGTGCCTGGTGATACGATGGTCTGCAAGATCTCATTACTATTCCCAGTCCGAAGGGGTATTGCTAATATGCGGGGGCTCATCTATGTAGGGGAAAAACTGGTCTGTGAAGCTGAGTTCATGGCTCAACTGGTCAAAGACAAGTCTGTTAATAACTAA
- the pyrF gene encoding orotidine-5'-phosphate decarboxylase, producing MDKTELINKIKEKRSYLCVGLDSDPQKLPDHLSKDAEGMLAFNKDIIDATAKYAVAYKPNAAFYEVLGSEGWKALEETIRYIQTNHPDCLVILDSKRGDIGNTSGLYARSAFEQLGADAITVAPYMGEDSVKPFLNYKGKWVILLALTSNMGANDFQQLEVNGGMKLYEQVLKRSQKWATSEEIMYVCGATQASYFEKIRKLVPDHFLLVPGVGAQGGSLQEVSRYGMTKDCGLLVNSSRGIIFASNGKDFAEAAGEQAHHLQKEMDRYLTEFGKI from the coding sequence ATGGATAAGACTGAACTAATTAATAAGATTAAAGAGAAGCGTTCATATCTCTGTGTAGGCTTGGATAGTGACCCGCAAAAGTTACCAGATCATCTGAGTAAAGATGCGGAAGGGATGCTTGCATTTAACAAAGATATCATTGATGCTACAGCTAAATATGCTGTAGCATACAAACCGAATGCGGCCTTCTATGAAGTGCTGGGAAGTGAGGGCTGGAAAGCTCTCGAGGAGACCATACGATACATTCAGACCAATCATCCTGATTGCTTAGTAATCCTTGATAGCAAAAGGGGTGACATCGGTAATACCTCTGGACTCTATGCGCGCTCGGCTTTTGAACAGCTTGGGGCTGATGCTATCACCGTAGCCCCATATATGGGTGAGGATAGCGTGAAGCCGTTCCTTAACTATAAGGGTAAGTGGGTCATCCTCTTAGCCTTGACTTCAAACATGGGGGCTAATGACTTCCAACAGCTTGAGGTAAACGGGGGCATGAAGCTCTATGAGCAGGTGCTAAAGAGAAGCCAAAAGTGGGCTACCTCGGAGGAGATCATGTACGTCTGTGGTGCGACCCAAGCAAGCTACTTCGAGAAAATCAGGAAGTTGGTACCTGATCATTTCCTATTAGTTCCGGGTGTTGGTGCTCAGGGAGGATCACTACAAGAGGTCAGCCGGTATGGTATGACTAAGGACTGTGGCTTATTAGTCAATTCATCTAGAGGTATCATCTTTGCTAGCAACGGAAAGGACTTTGCTGAGGCAGCAGGCGAACAAGCTCATCATCTTCAGAAAGAGATGGATCGCTACTTAACAGAATTCGGAAAGATATGA
- the lpxA gene encoding acyl-ACP--UDP-N-acetylglucosamine O-acyltransferase has protein sequence MNTELISPLAVISPDAKIGEGVEIAAFAVIESDVEIGEGTIIHSGAMIRNGSRIGKECHIHPYSVIGGIPQDLKFKGEKTLAIVGDRTVIREYVTINRGTASRGYTKVGNDCLIMAYAHVAHDCVIDDRVIIGNATQLAGEVIIDYHAIISGGTLVHQFVHIGQHTMIQGGSKVPKDIPPYTLIGRDPVIYCGINFVGLRRRNFNNDQIFLINDIYRTFYNRGLNNSEAIQVIESEYEEMPEKRIIVDFIKSSKRGVVRGGSVD, from the coding sequence TTGAATACAGAATTAATTAGCCCATTAGCCGTTATCTCACCCGATGCAAAGATAGGAGAGGGTGTAGAGATCGCAGCTTTTGCTGTTATTGAATCCGATGTAGAAATAGGAGAGGGTACAATCATCCACTCTGGAGCCATGATCCGTAATGGGTCTAGGATAGGGAAGGAGTGTCATATTCATCCTTACTCTGTTATTGGAGGAATACCTCAGGACTTGAAATTTAAGGGTGAAAAGACCTTAGCCATAGTCGGTGACCGTACTGTGATTAGGGAATATGTGACGATCAATAGAGGTACGGCTTCTCGTGGATATACTAAGGTGGGTAATGACTGTCTCATCATGGCTTATGCTCACGTCGCTCATGACTGTGTTATTGATGACAGGGTGATCATCGGTAATGCGACTCAATTAGCTGGAGAAGTAATAATCGACTACCACGCTATCATCAGTGGCGGAACATTAGTTCATCAATTTGTACATATCGGGCAGCACACCATGATACAAGGGGGATCTAAGGTCCCTAAGGACATACCACCATATACATTGATAGGTCGTGATCCTGTGATATACTGTGGGATTAATTTCGTAGGTTTACGTCGGAGAAACTTCAATAATGACCAGATATTCCTGATCAATGATATTTATAGGACTTTCTACAATAGAGGACTTAATAACTCTGAAGCCATTCAAGTGATTGAGAGCGAATATGAGGAGATGCCCGAGAAGCGTATTATCGTGGACTTCATTAAGTCATCAAAGCGTGGTGTGGTTCGTGGTGGCTCCGTTGATTAA
- the lpxD gene encoding UDP-3-O-(3-hydroxymyristoyl)glucosamine N-acyltransferase translates to MEFTAQEVADHLGGTIEGDPSVVLRDFSSIEKGRPDTLSFLTNMQYKHFLYTTKSGAVLVNYDFQTTEPIKPTLIRVPNAYTALADLLKLRDQQETKKVGISPQAVVSPSAVIAESAYVGPYAVIGAGVEIGERVQILSHVYLEDHCKIADDTIIHPHAVLYSRTIVGERCIIHSGAVLGADGFGFAPDENGYHKIPQTGRVILESDVEIGANTCIDRAVLDATIIRKGVKIDNLVQIGHNCEIQEHSAIAAQSGIAGSTTIGAWNVLAGQVGVAGHLKTAKGVTMAAKSGIQSDIKEENSVWFGYPAQPHMKAMKASAKFIQLPEMDREIYRLRQELEELKKQIENIKRDE, encoded by the coding sequence ATAGAATTTACAGCCCAGGAGGTTGCAGATCATTTAGGGGGAACCATAGAGGGGGATCCAAGTGTGGTCCTTCGAGACTTTAGTAGTATAGAGAAAGGAAGGCCTGATACGCTTTCCTTCCTTACCAATATGCAATACAAGCATTTTCTCTACACGACGAAGAGTGGTGCCGTTTTGGTCAATTATGACTTTCAGACGACTGAACCTATCAAGCCCACCCTCATCCGTGTCCCTAATGCCTATACGGCGTTAGCTGACCTCCTTAAGCTAAGGGATCAGCAGGAGACAAAGAAAGTAGGCATCTCTCCCCAAGCTGTGGTCTCCCCTTCTGCTGTAATCGCAGAGAGTGCCTATGTGGGTCCATACGCGGTGATTGGTGCAGGGGTTGAAATCGGTGAAAGGGTACAGATCCTATCACATGTGTACTTAGAGGATCATTGTAAAATCGCAGACGATACGATTATTCACCCTCACGCTGTGTTATACTCTAGGACGATCGTGGGTGAAAGGTGTATCATCCATTCGGGTGCCGTATTAGGTGCTGATGGTTTTGGATTTGCTCCTGATGAGAATGGCTATCATAAGATACCACAGACTGGGAGGGTCATCCTGGAGAGTGATGTGGAAATCGGTGCTAACACTTGTATCGATAGAGCGGTACTGGATGCGACCATCATCCGTAAGGGTGTAAAGATTGACAACCTAGTACAGATCGGCCATAACTGTGAAATACAGGAGCACAGTGCAATAGCCGCTCAGAGTGGCATTGCGGGCTCTACCACTATCGGAGCTTGGAATGTACTGGCTGGACAGGTCGGGGTAGCTGGACACCTAAAGACTGCTAAAGGGGTCACAATGGCTGCAAAATCTGGAATACAATCTGATATAAAGGAAGAGAATAGTGTTTGGTTCGGATACCCAGCACAGCCTCACATGAAGGCGATGAAGGCTTCGGCTAAATTCATTCAACTACCCGAGATGGATAGGGAAATCTATAGGCTTAGGCAGGAACTAGAAGAACTGAAGAAACAAATCGAAAACATAAAAAGAGATGAGTAA
- a CDS encoding M20/M25/M40 family metallo-hydrolase, whose protein sequence is MKESIMRLWSLLLLVLLVACSTNPDKTLKQAEESINAEDMASHVRMLASDEFQGRKPFTEGEAKAIAYLSEQFQKLGLKAPYEGSYLQEVPMVQISYQPSTSIQLKLPKGNLELDNIQDYIAKTPHIVDEVNILNTEVVFAGYGIVAPEYDWDDYDGIDVKDKMVIVLVNDPGFATQDPQLFNGNAMTYYGRWAYKYEEAARQGAKGIWVVHDTRGAGYPWASLSNTCGSNLYLLDEDNNRDQCALTGWITEEACKKIFDYNGMDYAQVKKTAATRDFKSFSLNTHLNLTIKNDLKYDISHNVVGVIEGKERKDECIVYSAHWDHFGIGPAHDGDSIYNGAADNALAVACMLETAKAFAKAPQPQRSIVFISITAEETGMLGSNYYAHHSLFEPQKTVANLNYELPLPLGRMKDVTITGFGQSELDQYVERLAQDQDRYIAPEPSPENGMYYRSDHFSFAKVGIPSLFIKGWQDSREHGKEWAREQVLHYWETAYHKPADEFDPQTADLSGNVEDAKLFFKIGWQLANEDAFPVWSDKSEFKSIREASMQVK, encoded by the coding sequence ATGAAAGAATCTATCATGAGGCTATGGTCTCTTTTGTTGCTAGTATTACTCGTAGCATGTAGTACTAATCCTGACAAAACTCTAAAGCAAGCTGAAGAGAGCATCAATGCCGAAGATATGGCATCACATGTTAGGATGCTGGCTTCGGATGAATTCCAAGGTCGCAAACCCTTCACGGAGGGCGAAGCCAAGGCAATCGCCTACCTCTCAGAGCAGTTTCAAAAGCTTGGTCTCAAAGCCCCCTATGAGGGTAGCTATCTCCAAGAGGTGCCAATGGTACAAATCAGCTATCAGCCTAGCACGTCTATCCAGCTTAAGCTACCCAAAGGTAATCTCGAGTTAGATAATATACAGGATTATATTGCCAAGACACCACATATCGTGGACGAAGTTAATATTCTTAATACCGAAGTGGTTTTTGCTGGCTATGGTATCGTAGCACCCGAATATGATTGGGATGATTATGATGGTATAGATGTTAAGGATAAGATGGTTATAGTCTTGGTTAACGACCCAGGCTTCGCTACCCAAGACCCTCAGCTATTTAATGGTAATGCCATGACCTACTATGGCAGATGGGCATACAAGTATGAGGAAGCAGCACGCCAAGGGGCTAAAGGGATTTGGGTGGTTCACGATACACGTGGTGCAGGCTACCCTTGGGCTTCACTTTCCAATACCTGTGGTAGTAATCTTTATCTCTTGGATGAGGATAATAACAGAGATCAATGTGCTCTCACAGGTTGGATCACAGAGGAGGCTTGTAAGAAAATCTTTGACTACAATGGGATGGATTATGCTCAGGTCAAAAAGACTGCGGCTACCCGAGACTTCAAGTCCTTTTCGCTTAATACGCATTTGAATCTAACCATCAAGAATGATCTAAAGTATGATATTAGCCACAATGTAGTCGGTGTGATCGAGGGCAAGGAGCGTAAGGATGAGTGCATCGTGTACTCTGCCCATTGGGATCATTTTGGTATCGGCCCTGCTCATGATGGAGACTCCATATATAATGGAGCGGCAGATAATGCCCTTGCTGTTGCTTGTATGCTAGAGACTGCCAAAGCCTTTGCCAAAGCACCTCAGCCTCAGCGATCCATTGTCTTTATCTCTATCACAGCGGAGGAGACCGGTATGCTCGGCTCCAACTATTACGCTCATCATTCTCTTTTCGAGCCTCAAAAAACGGTAGCGAATCTTAATTATGAACTTCCTCTTCCTCTGGGACGCATGAAGGATGTGACCATCACTGGCTTTGGACAGTCCGAATTAGACCAGTATGTTGAGCGATTGGCTCAGGACCAAGACCGCTACATAGCACCTGAGCCATCGCCAGAGAATGGGATGTATTACCGTTCCGATCACTTTAGTTTTGCTAAAGTGGGGATACCCTCTCTATTCATCAAGGGTTGGCAGGATAGTAGAGAGCATGGCAAGGAGTGGGCTAGGGAACAGGTGCTCCACTATTGGGAGACCGCCTATCATAAGCCAGCTGATGAGTTTGACCCGCAGACTGCCGACCTCTCTGGTAATGTAGAGGATGCTAAGCTCTTCTTCAAGATTGGCTGGCAGTTGGCCAATGAAGATGCCTTCCCCGTTTGGAGCGATAAGTCTGAGTTTAAGTCTATCAGAGAAGCCTCTATGCAAGTAAAGTAA